The following nucleotide sequence is from Geitlerinema sp. PCC 9228.
CGCCAAGCGACCAGTGGAGTTTGTTGTTTATTCTAAGTACCAACGCGGGGGTGACGCTACCGGTGGGAACGACGCTACGGATTAGCGACGAAACTGATTTGTTGTTAGAAAAAAAGGTGAATCCTGGCGATCGCGAAACCATTCTCTATGCTTGTGTTGTGGGCGAACGATGGGAGTCTTTTTCTGTTGCCATAGCGTTAGACGATCGAGACGCGATCGCGCTGCCTCCGTTTATTTTTTGCCCCGACGAGGAGGGGATATCTTAATTGATTTGGTTGTCAACTCGAACCAGCAACGGTAAATTCAAGTTTCCTCGCATCCCAGTAGTGCCATAATAGCAATATAGGACTCCAATGACCGCGATCGCAGTTTGGATGGTTATCAAATTTTGTCGTTTCGATCGAAACCCTAGCCCAAACAGTAGTTGGTTAGTAGCGGGTTGATGAAAATCCACGATGGCGGACAAATAGCTTTCTCAAAACTTACCGAACCTACAGTTTTTTTTGGCAACCATCTCTTGTTTGTACCATTATGCCTACAGTTCAATACCGCTTGAATATTTGTAAAGTCGAACAGTTCTGCCTGTTTAAACTGGATTGGGGTCAGGGAAAACAGCTGCTTGCCCATGTCAAATATCCTACGTTTCTCACCAATTTATATCAAGAATGGCAGCGTATCTATATCAGTTTTTACAAAACTGCTTTGCGGGGTCGGGTGGTGGCTAGCGGCGCTATGGATGCCTCGCCAGTGGATTGGCATGCCAAATTGGTACAGGCGGAAGCCAAGTTTACCTACGAATTTCATCGTTGGTTGCGCAGTGCAGAGTTGTTCGATCTTCGCTCGCAAATTGCCCAACACAGCAATGACAGTAGCAATACTCCTTGTATTGTAGATATTTTTCTGAGTTGCTATCCTTTGGAAATTGCCCGCTTCCCTTGGGAAAATTGGGAGTTGGCAACGGAATTTGCCAGCAAAGCCCAGATTCGCTTTTCCCGCTATCCCAACAACTTACGTAGCGACAACCACGACAAAAACCAAGCCTTTTTTATTGCTCGCAAACCCAGAATTTTAACCGTTGCTGGTGACAGCACGGGATTGGATTTTCAAGCAGAGAAAGAAGCAATTTCTCATCTAGAGAAACGACTGAATATTCATTTTTTCGGCTGGCAACCTGGGAGAGATATTCAACAGTTAAAAACTGAACTACGCCGGGTAATTACTGACCCGTTGGGTTGGGATATTTTATTATTTTTAGGTCATAGCAACGAAACGGAAGTTACTGGGGGGGAAATTGCGATCGCACCCGATGTTTCCATTTCCATGAGCGAAATTGCCAGCGATTTGGCTTTGGCGCGCCAACGAGGATTAAAGTTTGCCCTGTTCAACTCTTGCAACGGGTTAAATATTGCCGATGCTGTCATCGATTTGGGGTTGTCGCAAGTGGTGGTTATGCGCGAACCTATCCACGACCGCGTTGCGAAAGAATTTTTAACCGAATTTCTACAAAAAATTTCCGTTGGCGAAAACGTTCATGATGCCCTATTGTCTACCTGTAAATATCTCAAAACCAAGCAAAATTTAACCTATCCTTCTGCCTATCTCATTCCTTCTATTTTCCGACATCCCGATGCCCAACTGTTTCGCTTGCAACCACGGGGATGGCTGGCGAAAGCTAAACAATGTTTGCCCAATAAACTGGAAGCTTTTGTCCTTTCTCTTGTCTTTTTATGCAGCTTGGAACAGCTACCAATACAACCTTGGTTGTTGGCAACCAGACAACTTGCTCAATCGATTTATCGCGACTACACCGGGCAACTTTCTACTCCCAAATTGTCGCAACAATTACCACCGCCAATTTTGTTAGTCGAAATTGACGCCAGTTCTTTGCGATCGGCACCTGATAAAATTAGCAAACCGACACCTTTAAACCGCCGCTATTTGGCTAGATTAGTTGACAAATTAACGGCTTTAGATGTACCCATTGTTGGTATTGATTATTTGCTTGATTTTCATCAGGAAGAAAACGATGCTTATTTGGCGCGATCGCTAAAATCTGGTGTCACTCAAACACCACCGACTTGGTTTGTTTTTGCTGCTATTAGGGGGTCTGAGGAGGGGAGTTGGAATTCGGTTAATTCCAATTTGGCAAGCTCCAATTGGAGTTTGAACGGTCACATATATGGGTTGACCAATCCCAGTTATACAAAAGTTTGGTACATGCGGTTTCTCCTGGGAAAAGAACCAGAAGAAATTCCCTATCCGTTTCCATATGTATTGGCTTGGTTGGTAGAAATTCGAGCAGAAAATGCCGAACACATGTTCCCAAAACCTAGTTTAAAAAGCCAATCAGATTTAATCAAACAAATGAAGAAAAAACTTCCAAAAAAATACGAAAACTTACAGCAAGATCGTTTCTTTTATCCCTGGCAAAAACCAGTTTTTACTAGTTTTGCCTATCAATTTCTAGGGCAACGATGGTTCCACCCTACCATTGATTTTTCTATTCCTTCCAGCAGCGTTTATCAAACGATAACTGCTAGAGATTTATTAGCTATGTCAAACCAGAAATCATCTCTTCAAAACACACAAGCTGCTATTATAATTCCCGGAGAATATGACAATATGGGATTGACGCAAGGTAGTCCCGATGGGCATCCAATTCCCGATGCATTTCAATATTGGATTGCTGATAAAGATAGAATGGAGATTTACGGTGGTGAAATTCATGCTTTTATGATAGATCATATACTCAACCAGCGTCGGATTTATTGGATTCCCGATATTCTCGCGATCGCGGTGATGGTTGTGTTGGGTAGTATTCTCAAAAAAATGTTTGTCAATCGCAGTCAGTTACCTTCGCGTCGAAAAATATTTTATTTTGGCAGCGCGATCGCAATTTTATACGTAGCATCCAGCCTACAAATATACGTTTGGTGGCAAATTGCCATTCCCATGGTTTTGCCAGCTGTAGCTTTAAGCAGCTATCTACTACCTATGCTTTGGAGACGAAAACAATGATAAAAATTACATTGATTTCAATTAGTATTTTCACGGGATGTCTGCTTTCCTTTCAATGGGTCGATCTCAAAAAAATAGATATTCCTTGGACCAATCTAATACAAAATCAACCACCAGGAGAAAGCGACGGCGAGCACGGCTTAAGCCACAGAGAAATGGGAGGTTTTTGATGAAATTTTTACCCAATCTTATGGAAACTTTACCTATTATTTTCTTATTATTTCAAATAGGAATAATACCAGTTCGTGCCCAAGAAAATAATTTATCTTGGACGACAATTTTCAACCGAGAAGAACCGGGGGAAAGTGAAGGCGATACTCCTTTAGTAAATCGAGGAGACATTTGCGCGATCGCGCCAAGGAACGAAATTTGGCACCAACAACCGGTATTTGTCTGGCAGGGAGAATTGGTCAAAGTTGAAGTGCAACCCCGCAACAGACGCGATACGGTTTTGTGGAGCCAACCAGTTACCCCTGACGATTCCCATGTGGTTTACGATGGCGATCCCCTGCAGCCAGGAAAAGCTTACGATTGGGTAGCATTTTTAGGAGAAAATGCTGTTTTGGAAGTACCGTTTCAAGTTTCTCCTTATGCCACGCGCGCCCAACATTGGGGAAATGTGCGCGACTTAGAAACCAAACTCCAACAACAAGGTGCCAATGCCAACGAAATTGCCCTGCATCGCGCCCAATATTTTCAACAACAAGGGTGGCGATCGGATGTTATCCAAGAAGCTTTTTCCGTTGCCAATCCTAGTGAAGAATTGCAACAAGTTCGTCGGCGCTGGCAAACCAGTATTTGCTCGCCGCGATCGCAATCCAATGAATAAAGGGGAATTTTGTGACTTTCGGCATTTGGGTAGAAAAGGAGGAAGAAGGATACGACTTTTGAAAAACAAGAATTTTTTGAGATCTTTTTTATTATCTTCGCAGAGGCGCTTCGCACAGAATCCCTACAGAAATATCCCAATTGTTTATTGCAGATTGTTAAGGAAATGGTAGGATATATTTGTCACCTAGTCATACGAAATCCGATGTACATACACCCACAAAAATGCAGGAATAGTGCCCCCCTGCCTCCCCCTACAGAAAGATTGTGGTTTCTCTATGTTGGATTTGGTATTAATACCTTCGTATCTACAGGGATATGGCTGTTTGTATGACAAAATATTGCGATTTAAATAAGAAAATTTTTCTCGTGCTAAAATCAAAATATATCTTGTTGGCAGATAGGGATAAATAAGCGATAAAAAACAAAACTTTCCTAAGGAGTTCGGTCAATGAAAAAGAACTTTTTGACGACTGGGGTTTCTGCTGCCTTGGCAACGGCTGTGTTGGCTTATCCCGCGATCGCAGTTAATTGGATAAACATGGGTCGTGCTTCTAGCGGAGAATCTATTTTTGTAGACAGCGATAGCATCCGCAGCCAGCCAGGGGGCATTGATTTTCGCTACCGCATTGGCAACGAAACCATCGACGCCACTGCCTACTGTGAGGGGAATAAATGGTATGCTGACGGATATGGTTGGTACTCACCGCAAAGCCAAGCCACCCAAGATATGTTTAACTACGTTTGCAACGCTCGTAGAAATAGTTCGGGGCAGACTTGGCTGAATATGGGAAGCGCTTCCACAGGGGAAACTATTTGGGTAAATTGGTACAGTATGGTGATGACCGACCGAGGCGTTGATTTTCAGTACCGAATTGGTAGCGAATCGATCGCGGCTACGGCGGATTGTTCGCGCAATCGCTGGTATGCGGAAGGATTTGGCTGGTATTCTCCCCAAAGTCGAGCCACCCAAGGAATGATTGATTTTGTTTGCCATGCTAGCGCCAATCCGCAGCAGAGAACAGCTGTGGTTTTTGACCCACCATCCAACGTTCGAGCTTACCCAAATGGCGATATTATCTGTTCGGTTCGCCAGCAAAATACCATTAATTTATACGGCAACGATGGTGAGTGGTACTATACCGATGCTTGCGGTTCCATAGGGATGATTCACCAAAGTCAAATTCGCTAAATTTTCCACACGCGATCGCATAAGCTTGAGGGCAGCCAACCAACTCGGAGAATCTCCAAATCCGTATTTTCCCGATAGGTAGAAAACCGATCTCCGAGAAAACGCAAGTAGGCGGCGATCGCAAATGGCAGTTTGATAGGAATGTGTCCGTTTTGTCAGTACAATGTATTGGCAAAAAACCGAAAAACTATCTAGATTGTCAAGCCTTGTAACTCAGTTATCATACCCCATTAGAAGCATTGGCAAGGGTTGGTTATGAGCGAAGCCAAGCAAAACCAATCTTCTGGGGTTCGTGTGTTCATGACAGTTCCCGAACATCGAGAATGGTACTGCCAAGGCGGTCGTCGCATTAAAGATATTCTGGAAGAGTTGCAGCTAAATCCAGAAGCAGTCATCGCCATTTGTGGGGATACCTTACTGACGCCTGACGAAGTGGTTCGCGATGGTACCGAGTTAGAAGTTCGTTCGGCGATTTCAGGAGGAAATGCCTTATGAAATGCAAAAAGTGCCGGCAAAAAGCGGTTATCGAACTCAAACGCCACAACAGCGCTTTCTGCCGTGAGCATTTCTTGGAATATTTCCAAAATCAAGTCAAGCGTACCATTAAAAAATTTAGCATGTTCCGCCACCGCGATCGCGTTTTGGTCGCTATTTCTGGAGGCAAAGACAGCCTCGCCTTGTGGGATGTACTTTTGCAACTAGGTTACCAAGCGGATGGTTTATACATAGATTTGGGAATTGGTGAATACTCGCAAACCTCAGGTGAAAAAGCGCAAAAATTTGCCGCACAACGCAACGCCCAACTGCGCTACGTATCTTTAGCGGATAAATACGGTTTTGATATTCCCGATGCTACCCAGTATACCAACCGACCGGCCTGTTCTGCTTGTGGGTTGAGCAAGCGATACCTGTTCAATCGCGAGGCCTTTGATGGCGGTTACCATGCGATCGCGACTGGGCACAATTTAGACGACGAAGCGGCTACCCTGTTGGGCAATGTATTGGGTTGGAATACGGAAGCCCTAGCCCGGCAATCGCCAGTTCTCGAAGGTAGCAAAAAAGGATTTGCCCGCAAGGTAAAACCGTTAATTCGGCTTTCGGAACGGGAAACCGCCGCCTACTGCGTACTTACTGGCATTGACTATATTGTCGAGGAATGTCCCAATGCGCTGGGGGCACGTTCCCATTTTTACAAAGAACTGCTCAACAATCTAGAAACAGAATCCCCTGGCATGAAACAGAAATTCCTCATGGAATATTTGGAACGTGGCAGCCACTACTTTACCCGCGACGATGCCACCGAACTGAATACCTGTCAAAGTTGCGGACATCCCACCAGTGGTGATATTTGTGCTTTCTGCCGCATGACCGCACAGCTGCTATCGAAAAAATTGCACGACGATCCCATTGACGCTCTCTTTTCGTTACCTACTTACTTTTAAATGCTTACGGGCATATCGACTTCTAGCCTTTCGACCGTTCTGGGATTGAGGTTCTCCTGGGCGAAACTTCTTCTACTTGTTACGGTTGAGTGGATGGAGTTACTTTTCGCTTCGTTTTTCAAAGAATGCGAACTCGTTTAATTGGTGCGGGAAAAAAGGAATTCAAATCCCTTGAAACAATTAATTTGAGTTTCCCGATTCTCTTTTTATCAGTGAAGTCGTATACTTTTTGCACTTAGAAGGATTCTAATCTGATGTTTTATATTCCACCGAATGAGTCGTTTTAGAAAACTTGGGATAACCTTTCTTCCCTTGAATACCAAATCTGACATGGAAGAACCACAATTTTTTTGTCGGGGCAACTCCCGCTGTGGGTCCCTTTTGTAGGGGTAGGTAGGGGGCGCTACCCCTACATTAGCGATCGGATTTCATTTTCCCAAAATCACGCTAAAAGGGAGAATTTAGAATTTTATATCAGACAGGATTTCCAGAAAACCCTCCCAGGCTAGCACGACAATGCTGGCAAAACGACATACTTGCGCTTTGCTAGCATTTGAAAAATCATGCTATACATGAAAATATCGATATATGTTCAATTTTGACTTCTTATGAACAGCGAACCGATTATCCGATTTTCTGCCTTCTTTGGGGTTTTGCTGGCGATGGCACTTTGGGAAGCGATCGCCCCTTGCCGGCAACTATCGGTTTCCAAGCCAGTGCGATGGTTGAGCAATCTGGGCATTGTCGTTCTCAATACTGCGATTTTGCGGTTGGTGTTTCCCATGGCAGCGGTCGGCGTAGCCGCGATCGCAACCGAACGCAGTTGGGGATTGTTGAACGTCGCGAATATCCCCTACTGGCAAGCTGTCGTTCTTTCCGTTATTGTCCTAGATGGCGTCATTTACCTGCAACATGTAATGTTCCATGCCCTGCCCACGCTGTGGCGGCTGCACAAAGTCCATCACGCAGATATTGACTTTGATGTTACTACGGGGTTGCGATTTCATCCGTTAGAAATTCTTTTGTCTATGGGCATCAAAATGGCAGCCATTCTGTTGTTGGGGGCACCTGTGTTGGGGGTTTTGATTTTTGAAGTTCTGCTCAATGCCACTGCCATGTTCAATCACGGTAATGTGACATTGCCCCAACAACTCGATCGCGTTTTGCGGTTGTTTGTGGTGACGCCAGATATGCACAGAGTCCACCATTCAGTGGTTCCGCAGGAAACCAACAGCAATTTTGGCTTCAATCTTCCCTGGTGGGATTATTTGTTTGGGACCTATCGCGATCGCCCTGCCGCCAGCCAGCAAACCATGACCATCGGACTTTCGGAGTATCAAAGGAATTTGCGCGTGGAACAGTTGCACTGGATGCTTTTGCTGCCATTTCTCGGTACGCCCAGCCGTTATGCCATCAACCGCGACGAAACGACATAGTTGGTGGCAGCATGGCTTGTTCCAAGTAAGGAATAAAATGTTCTAAATGGGGCGTTTTTCTTCCAGGAACTTTCGCTCGTTCGTCCCATCGGCGCAGCTTTACGGCGGTTTTGGCGTAGGGCTGCTGTTGGAATTGCTGCACTTGTTCGAGGGAGAAAGTATCCCCTTGTAGCTTTAAGCTTTTTTGGGAAGCGGCGGATAGTTCCTGCCAGTATTGGGGTTCTGTGGCACAAAGATAGCGTTTGGCTTCTACATGCAGGCGAATGGGTTCGGTAACCGCAGGGGGAAATATCGATCGCAGCATGCCCAAGCAGCAATATTCGTGGCGATCGTCAATACCGCGATCGCTACTATCTTTTCCCAAATTGTGCATCAGGTGTCCCAAATCATGCAGCAAAGCAGCAGTTAGCAACTCTGGTGGTGCTTGGTTGGTTTCGGCTAAGGTGGCGCATTGCAAGGCATGTTCCAGTTGGCTGACGGCTTCGTTGCCGTATGGCTGGCTGCCTTTGGTTTGCAGCAGGTGAATAATTTTCGCGATCGCTGGGTTCATTGGCCATCCTTCCTGATTGCTAGAGGCTTTCGCAAACAACTCCGATCGTAGCAGCATGGGTGATGGGGGCCGCAAAAAAACCCGCCAGGGGCAAACCAAGGCGAGTGGGAAGCAAATTTGAGCGGGTGTCAAGGTGTCTGTCGTTGGGTTAGCTGCGAACTACTAGAGTGTCGCTAGCCAAGAAGTGCTCGATGTGGTAGGCGCGTTCTTCGGTTTTTAGTAGGATTTCTTCGTATAGGTAACGGGTACCGCGATCGCCGAGACTTTCCGCTTGGGCAGCTTGCCGGCGTAGTTGGGTAATAATTGCCTGTTCGGCTTTTAAATCGTGCTCTAGCATGGCACGGGCATTGTAAGCCCCATCAGTTTCGGTTTCAAAGCAGCACAGTTCCTGTAACTTGGAGAAGCTTGCCGCCGGAACGCCGCCCAAACCGTTCAAGCGTTCGCCAATTTCGTGAACGTGTTCAGAGGCTTCGCCATAGCTTTCTTGAAAGAACTGATGGATGGGATAAAATTCAGCCCCTTCTACGACAAAAT
It contains:
- a CDS encoding sterol desaturase family protein — its product is MNSEPIIRFSAFFGVLLAMALWEAIAPCRQLSVSKPVRWLSNLGIVVLNTAILRLVFPMAAVGVAAIATERSWGLLNVANIPYWQAVVLSVIVLDGVIYLQHVMFHALPTLWRLHKVHHADIDFDVTTGLRFHPLEILLSMGIKMAAILLLGAPVLGVLIFEVLLNATAMFNHGNVTLPQQLDRVLRLFVVTPDMHRVHHSVVPQETNSNFGFNLPWWDYLFGTYRDRPAASQQTMTIGLSEYQRNLRVEQLHWMLLLPFLGTPSRYAINRDETT
- a CDS encoding Dps family protein; the encoded protein is MTTTQHTPLQAFDQVKENPVLLDTSVTQPVCEGLNVMLASFQALYLQYQKHHFVVEGAEFYPIHQFFQESYGEASEHVHEIGERLNGLGGVPAASFSKLQELCCFETETDGAYNARAMLEHDLKAEQAIITQLRRQAAQAESLGDRGTRYLYEEILLKTEERAYHIEHFLASDTLVVRS
- a CDS encoding CHASE2 domain-containing protein encodes the protein MPTVQYRLNICKVEQFCLFKLDWGQGKQLLAHVKYPTFLTNLYQEWQRIYISFYKTALRGRVVASGAMDASPVDWHAKLVQAEAKFTYEFHRWLRSAELFDLRSQIAQHSNDSSNTPCIVDIFLSCYPLEIARFPWENWELATEFASKAQIRFSRYPNNLRSDNHDKNQAFFIARKPRILTVAGDSTGLDFQAEKEAISHLEKRLNIHFFGWQPGRDIQQLKTELRRVITDPLGWDILLFLGHSNETEVTGGEIAIAPDVSISMSEIASDLALARQRGLKFALFNSCNGLNIADAVIDLGLSQVVVMREPIHDRVAKEFLTEFLQKISVGENVHDALLSTCKYLKTKQNLTYPSAYLIPSIFRHPDAQLFRLQPRGWLAKAKQCLPNKLEAFVLSLVFLCSLEQLPIQPWLLATRQLAQSIYRDYTGQLSTPKLSQQLPPPILLVEIDASSLRSAPDKISKPTPLNRRYLARLVDKLTALDVPIVGIDYLLDFHQEENDAYLARSLKSGVTQTPPTWFVFAAIRGSEEGSWNSVNSNLASSNWSLNGHIYGLTNPSYTKVWYMRFLLGKEPEEIPYPFPYVLAWLVEIRAENAEHMFPKPSLKSQSDLIKQMKKKLPKKYENLQQDRFFYPWQKPVFTSFAYQFLGQRWFHPTIDFSIPSSSVYQTITARDLLAMSNQKSSLQNTQAAIIIPGEYDNMGLTQGSPDGHPIPDAFQYWIADKDRMEIYGGEIHAFMIDHILNQRRIYWIPDILAIAVMVVLGSILKKMFVNRSQLPSRRKIFYFGSAIAILYVASSLQIYVWWQIAIPMVLPAVALSSYLLPMLWRRKQ
- a CDS encoding phosphonate degradation HD-domain oxygenase, with protein sequence MLLRSELFAKASSNQEGWPMNPAIAKIIHLLQTKGSQPYGNEAVSQLEHALQCATLAETNQAPPELLTAALLHDLGHLMHNLGKDSSDRGIDDRHEYCCLGMLRSIFPPAVTEPIRLHVEAKRYLCATEPQYWQELSAASQKSLKLQGDTFSLEQVQQFQQQPYAKTAVKLRRWDERAKVPGRKTPHLEHFIPYLEQAMLPPTMSFRRG
- a CDS encoding ATP-binding protein translates to MKCKKCRQKAVIELKRHNSAFCREHFLEYFQNQVKRTIKKFSMFRHRDRVLVAISGGKDSLALWDVLLQLGYQADGLYIDLGIGEYSQTSGEKAQKFAAQRNAQLRYVSLADKYGFDIPDATQYTNRPACSACGLSKRYLFNREAFDGGYHAIATGHNLDDEAATLLGNVLGWNTEALARQSPVLEGSKKGFARKVKPLIRLSERETAAYCVLTGIDYIVEECPNALGARSHFYKELLNNLETESPGMKQKFLMEYLERGSHYFTRDDATELNTCQSCGHPTSGDICAFCRMTAQLLSKKLHDDPIDALFSLPTYF